In Mucilaginibacter auburnensis, the genomic stretch AAAAAACTGCCCGACGCATTTGTTAACTATTCATTTTTTGGAGATAAATCAAACATAACTTTAGAAAAAGCACCTGCTGTAGAAAAGTTGGGTGATCCGACTAAAGATGATAAGGTTTTGTTTATAGGCGACTCTAACGGTGGGGCTTTAAAGGCCTTTCTTGATTATATGGGTAAACATGACGGGTTTAGTTTTTTAACAATGAACACCCATACTTACCCGCCGATTTTTGGGCTAAAAAAATCAGACACTAAAGACGATTTAATTAATCCTAATCAAAACGCAGCTTTAGATAAAGCATTATTGAGTGCAGAGTTTTTAAAGAAGTACGTAAACGAAAGCAAGATTATTATTATAGTAGCGGCAAGGTACGATAGAATAGCTTCGGAAGTTGAAGGAATTAAGCAAATGGCCAACAATTTAGGTAAAGACAAAAAGTTGATCATTATCAAGTCTTTTCCAAAAGTTGAGGGTGATATAAATCCAATTAAGGTTAACAAGGGAATAGTAAAGAGTTCTGCTAAGGAATTGAAACTGTATTCGTACAAGCTCCCTAATGCAATACAGGAACTTCCTGTTAAGCATAGTAATGTGTTTATCTACGACATCTCAAAAAGTAAGATTTTTAACAATGGACCCTATTATAATGATACCGTTACATATTATGACGGGGGCCATATAAATTATTACGGTCAAATTGCCTTGGCTAAAGACCTTAAAGATGATTTTTCACGCTTTTTTAAGCAAATCCAAGCAAAATAATGTCGGGAAATAAGTCAATCGCTAAAAACACTCTTTTCCTCTATATAAGGATGCTCTTCAATATGGGTGTATCTTTATATTCATCGCGCGTTATATTGCATACGCTTGGAGTTCAGGATTTTGGCGTTTATAATCTTGTAGGTGGTGTTGTTGTTATGTTCACATTCTTAAACGCACCAATGACTTCAGCAACGCAACGTTTTATCAATGTTGAGAAGGCATCGGGATTTGCTGATAGGGTTAATAAAATTTTCAATATAAGTTTATCGGTACATGTTATAATTTCAATACTTATACTGCTGTTGGCTGAAACGGCCGGCTTATGGTTTCTAAATTACAAATTGAATATCCCGCCCGATAGAATGTCCGCTGCAAATTTTGTTTTCCAGTTGTCCATTTTAACAACGGTAATAGATGTGATGCGTGTGCCATTTAATGCAATGATAATTGCATACGAAAGAATGTCATTTTATGCTTTCCTGGGGATATTCGAAACCGTTGCCAAACTTGTAGCTATTTACTTGTTGGTTGTTTTTCCCGGGGTTGACAAATTGCTTTTATATAGCGTTTTGTGGATGCTGATCAATTTGATAACAAACATTATTTACCTGTTCTATTGTAAAAAGAACTTTAAAGAAGAAACATCTTTCAAACGCTACAAAGATCCAGCGAAGTTAAAAGAACTCTTGTCATTTTCGGGCTGGATGTTGTTTGGGCAACTTGCCGTGATGGGTGCTACACAAGGTCTTAACATGATCTTGAATATTTTTAATGGTGTTGTGGTAAATGCAGCCTTAGGCATTGCCACTCAGGTGAACGTAGCAATGTATTCGTTTGTGAGCAATTTTCAGGTAGCTTTTAATCCGCAAATTATACAGAGCTATGCTCTTAAAGAATATGACAGGAATAAGAAGCTGATATTGGCTACATCTAAATACTCGTTTTTTTTAATGGCTATTCTGTCCGCCCCCGTACTTTTTTATACAAAAAGCATTTTAACGCTTTGGCTTGGCGATGGGCAGCCTGCCTATGTTGACAGTTTTGTACAGGTTATTGCGCTGTGCTCATTTATTGATGCATTAGCAGGACCGTTTTGGGTATCTGCTCAGGCAATAGGTAGTGTAAAAGAATACAACATCACACTCACTTGTATCAATTTACTCACACTCCCTTTAGCATATGTGCTATTGAAAATGGGATACAGCCCTGTTTACGTTTTTGCGGGCAAGCTGGCAATTTCAATTGTGTTGCAATTATTCAGGTATTACTTTATAAATAAGTACGTCAAATTTGATAAAAAGGAATTTGCAGGGTACCTGCTAAGGGTAATTGGAATATTTTCTTTGTTGATATTGCTGATGGTTTTTGGAAACAAGGGCAATTCGTCGTTCCTGGAGATGTTTATAGGAGCAATAATAATTGAATTGGTGTTAAGTGCTGTTATTTTAATAATTGGTTTGGAGAGTAGCGAACGAATATTAATAAAAGACTTTTTAAATAAAAAATTAAAAAGGAGCTGAAAAGATGTTGGTATCTAAATTAAGAAATGTAAAAAACGCCATGCAGTTTTACGCTCTGCGGCAGCTTGCCAAGTATAACTCGCGCAACGTTTTGATTGATTTTGATGAGAACTGGTTCAAAGGAAAACGTGTTGCAATTGTAGGCGGTGCAGATTCTGTTTTGAAAGAGCCCCTGGGAGCTTATATTGACGGATTTGATGTTGTTGTAAGAATAAATAAAGGGGTTGATATTATTCAAACTCAAAAAGAGTTTTCCGGGGAAAGAACAGATATTTTATTTCATTCGTTTTTTAACAGACCGGGCG encodes the following:
- a CDS encoding MATE family efflux transporter translates to MGVSLYSSRVILHTLGVQDFGVYNLVGGVVVMFTFLNAPMTSATQRFINVEKASGFADRVNKIFNISLSVHVIISILILLLAETAGLWFLNYKLNIPPDRMSAANFVFQLSILTTVIDVMRVPFNAMIIAYERMSFYAFLGIFETVAKLVAIYLLVVFPGVDKLLLYSVLWMLINLITNIIYLFYCKKNFKEETSFKRYKDPAKLKELLSFSGWMLFGQLAVMGATQGLNMILNIFNGVVVNAALGIATQVNVAMYSFVSNFQVAFNPQIIQSYALKEYDRNKKLILATSKYSFFLMAILSAPVLFYTKSILTLWLGDGQPAYVDSFVQVIALCSFIDALAGPFWVSAQAIGSVKEYNITLTCINLLTLPLAYVLLKMGYSPVYVFAGKLAISIVLQLFRYYFINKYVKFDKKEFAGYLLRVIGIFSLLILLMVFGNKGNSSFLEMFIGAIIIELVLSAVILIIGLESSERILIKDFLNKKLKRS